In the genome of Candidatus Neomarinimicrobiota bacterium, one region contains:
- a CDS encoding transcriptional repressor, translating to MKCTPARLSIFKEVYSSSEHFDADEIYFRLRSEKKRVSRATVYRTLDLLVENGFVSKVNVGQSQVHFENTLAQKHHEHLVCTQCGKIIEFNNKLLEEEQNRICKEYGFLPTKHNLIVFGLCDKCQRRSD from the coding sequence ATGAAGTGCACGCCCGCAAGGCTTTCGATCTTCAAGGAGGTCTACAGCTCTTCGGAGCATTTCGACGCTGACGAGATCTATTTTCGTCTCCGAAGCGAGAAGAAACGGGTCTCCCGCGCTACTGTTTACAGAACCTTAGACCTGCTCGTCGAGAACGGTTTTGTCTCAAAGGTAAACGTCGGTCAGAGTCAGGTGCATTTTGAAAATACACTCGCACAGAAGCATCACGAACATCTTGTCTGCACTCAGTGCGGAAAGATAATCGAGTTCAACAACAAATTGTTGGAAGAGGAGCAGAACAGGATCTGCAAAGAATACGGATTCCTGCCCACCAAGCACAATCTGATCGTGTTCGGGTTATGCGACAAATGTCAGAGAAGGTCGGATTAG
- the feoB gene encoding ferrous iron transport protein B, whose product MRQMSEKVGLAVHEHTSSKVVSKSPPVVLIGNPNVGKSVVFGYLSGRYVTVSNFPGTTVEISRGTIGTNDTKDTIIDTPGVNNLLPSSEDERVTRDLLLRQKPKSIIQVIDSKNLKRGLLLTIQLAEMELPVVLDLNMTDEAITRGVSVDASALSELLGVPVIETVATRKKGLKEVGDALKTAAIPEMSLNYGPLIEPAVKKIEKMLPEIRTGVRSIALMLLGGDETIVDWLQDRMSTAELEEVESIVGSVQEKFNEPLSRVITRRRMKEAGRIADIATGRFGKQSSDIATKIGILTMHPFWGLFSAAAVLYLMYQFVGVFGAGYLTDYLEGVIFAQYLSVWFSDLFSHVPIAVIRDIFVGEYGLLTMALPYSIAIILPVVVTFFIAFGILEDSGYLPRLAVMLNKVFKLMGLNGKAVLPMVLGLGCDTMATLTTRILDTKKERILVTLLLALGVPCSAQLGVIMGLLGAISISALMIWGVVVFLVLIVVGFLASKLIPDEGSDFILELPPIRVPKLSNITVKTLARTEWYLKEAVPLFFVGTLLLYLLHVTGALLVIERFSSPIVQSVLGLPAKATEAFIVGFLRRDYGIAGLNGMDLTTAQILVASVTLTLFIPCIANFLIMIKERGMKMTLAMSAVIIPIAFLVGGMLNFILKLTGYTG is encoded by the coding sequence ATGCGACAAATGTCAGAGAAGGTCGGATTAGCGGTGCACGAACATACATCATCCAAAGTTGTTTCGAAATCACCTCCCGTAGTGTTGATCGGAAATCCGAATGTCGGAAAAAGCGTCGTATTCGGGTATCTGTCCGGCAGGTACGTAACGGTATCGAACTTTCCCGGAACGACCGTCGAGATTTCAAGGGGGACGATCGGAACTAACGATACCAAAGACACTATCATAGATACACCGGGAGTGAACAATCTGCTTCCCTCTTCGGAAGATGAGCGCGTTACGAGAGACCTCCTGCTGAGGCAGAAACCGAAGTCGATTATACAGGTAATAGATTCCAAGAATCTTAAAAGAGGGCTTCTGCTTACAATCCAGTTGGCTGAGATGGAGCTTCCGGTCGTCCTGGATCTGAACATGACCGATGAGGCGATCACGAGAGGTGTTTCCGTGGACGCTTCTGCGCTTTCAGAGCTTCTCGGTGTGCCGGTCATTGAAACGGTCGCCACGCGGAAAAAGGGTTTAAAGGAGGTCGGAGACGCACTGAAAACTGCCGCGATTCCCGAGATGAGCCTGAATTACGGTCCGCTCATTGAACCCGCCGTGAAGAAGATAGAAAAGATGCTCCCTGAAATCAGGACAGGAGTAAGATCAATCGCCCTCATGCTTTTAGGAGGTGACGAGACCATCGTTGACTGGCTTCAGGATAGGATGTCAACAGCGGAGCTCGAAGAGGTCGAGAGCATAGTAGGTTCCGTGCAGGAAAAATTTAACGAACCTCTGTCGAGAGTCATTACAAGGCGGAGGATGAAAGAAGCGGGAAGGATAGCGGACATAGCAACCGGCAGGTTTGGAAAGCAGAGTTCCGACATTGCCACGAAAATCGGTATCTTGACGATGCATCCCTTTTGGGGTTTGTTCTCCGCCGCCGCTGTTCTCTATCTGATGTATCAGTTCGTCGGTGTTTTCGGGGCGGGATATTTGACAGATTATCTCGAAGGCGTGATTTTCGCCCAATATTTATCCGTATGGTTCAGCGATCTGTTCAGCCATGTTCCCATAGCTGTTATAAGAGATATATTTGTAGGAGAATACGGACTCCTGACGATGGCGCTGCCCTATTCGATAGCCATCATACTCCCCGTAGTGGTAACGTTTTTTATCGCATTCGGGATTTTGGAAGACTCGGGATATCTCCCCCGGCTGGCGGTAATGTTGAACAAGGTATTCAAACTGATGGGCTTGAACGGAAAAGCCGTACTTCCGATGGTGCTCGGTCTCGGCTGTGATACTATGGCTACACTGACAACACGTATCCTCGACACAAAAAAGGAGAGGATTCTCGTGACATTATTGCTCGCGTTGGGAGTTCCATGCAGCGCTCAGTTGGGAGTAATCATGGGACTGTTGGGCGCTATCTCGATCTCCGCATTGATGATCTGGGGAGTGGTAGTTTTCCTCGTACTCATCGTGGTCGGATTCCTCGCTTCAAAATTGATTCCGGACGAGGGTTCGGATTTTATTCTCGAGCTGCCGCCTATAAGGGTTCCAAAGCTGAGCAACATCACGGTTAAAACTCTCGCAAGAACAGAATGGTATCTAAAAGAGGCGGTGCCTCTATTCTTTGTCGGCACATTGCTTCTTTATTTGCTTCATGTAACCGGAGCGCTGCTCGTTATAGAGAGGTTTTCAAGCCCGATAGTTCAAAGTGTGCTCGGTCTGCCCGCCAAGGCTACAGAAGCGTTCATCGTCGGGTTCCTGAGAAGGGATTACGGAATCGCAGGTCTGAACGGCATGGATCTCACTACAGCACAGATTCTGGTGGCGTCGGTGACTCTGACTCTGTTCATACCGTGCATAGCGAACTTCCTTATAATGATAAAAGAACGCGGAATGAAAATGACGCTCGCTATGTCCGCCGTGATTATTCCGATAGCTTTCTTGGTTGGAGGCATGCTGAATTTTATACTTAAACTGACGGGATACACCGGATGA
- a CDS encoding metal-dependent transcriptional regulator — MKSEKLDHLLEHLFLLLEDNAKEAPNGREVRCDHSALSDYVEFTPNSDESRFINVEGESYVLTDLGEERAESLIRRNRLTERLLTDLLQVSGEEMESQACKFEHVISPEVEDSICTLLGHPTYCPHGRKIPRGECCKGFKTDIQQVVVPLDRIKVGSTSKIIFTTPAYHERYERLTLLGVEPGAMITLYQKIPSFVIKVDETEVALDQEVAREIFVRPSNGKKL; from the coding sequence ATGAAATCAGAGAAGCTAGACCACTTGCTTGAGCACCTTTTCCTGCTCTTGGAGGATAACGCAAAGGAAGCTCCCAACGGCAGAGAGGTTCGGTGCGATCACAGCGCTTTATCCGATTACGTTGAATTCACTCCGAACAGCGATGAATCCAGGTTTATCAACGTCGAGGGTGAGTCGTACGTGCTGACCGATCTGGGCGAGGAAAGAGCCGAAAGTCTTATAAGGCGAAACAGATTGACCGAACGCCTGCTCACGGATCTGCTCCAGGTCTCAGGCGAGGAGATGGAGTCGCAGGCGTGTAAGTTCGAGCATGTGATAAGTCCGGAGGTGGAAGATTCGATCTGTACCCTGCTCGGCCATCCGACGTATTGTCCGCATGGACGGAAGATACCGCGCGGGGAGTGCTGCAAAGGTTTTAAAACGGATATACAGCAGGTTGTGGTTCCGCTCGACCGGATCAAGGTGGGTTCAACTTCCAAGATAATCTTCACGACTCCCGCGTATCACGAACGGTACGAGCGTCTGACGCTGCTTGGAGTCGAACCGGGCGCGATGATCACTCTTTATCAGAAAATTCCCTCATTCGTGATAAAAGTCGATGAAACCGAAGTCGCTCTGGATCAGGAAGTAGCCCGTGAGATTTTTGTGCGTCCGTCAAATGGGAAGAAGCTTTAG
- a CDS encoding metal-sensitive transcriptional regulator has translation MLDTGTQKKSLRRLKSIKGQIGGIERMVDEKKYCMDIVHQIRAVRKALDSLSFVIMERHVKSCVREAFVDSKGNAADRKVDELFREMNQFLR, from the coding sequence ATGCTGGATACAGGAACACAAAAAAAATCGCTCAGAAGACTTAAGTCCATCAAGGGTCAGATCGGCGGTATCGAGCGGATGGTGGATGAGAAAAAATACTGCATGGACATAGTCCACCAGATCAGAGCGGTCAGAAAAGCGCTCGACTCACTTTCGTTTGTTATTATGGAAAGACACGTAAAGAGCTGCGTAAGGGAGGCATTCGTCGACAGCAAAGGAAACGCCGCCGACCGCAAAGTAGATGAGCTCTTCCGTGAAATGAACCAATTTTTAAGATAA
- a CDS encoding heavy metal translocating P-type ATPase — MAIDPVCQMEVEPENAAGSSEYKGNTIYFCSDFCKEVFDKDPEKYPIETPKSGGDHAHDEDHDHEHHHDEGSTALYTCSMDPEVRQEGPGACPKCGMSLEPLETKIITKREYVCPMHPEVVKSEPGSCPICGMALEPRTVTLDEEENPELKDMNRRFLVSLVFSVPILLFTMSKMTFGVSFLPPGWGHWLELALATPVVIWAGAPFFRRGWDSVVNRSPNMFTLIAIGTGVAYMYSLVATFFPELFPAAFRGENGEVGVYYEAAAVIITLVLLGQVLELRARSKTSSAIKALLGLAPNSARIVGEKGEERDIPLEDVTVGNSLRVRPGEKVPVDGTITEGESYIDESMVSGEPMPVSKTAGDKVTGGTVNGTGTFVMKAERVGSDTLLSQIVKMVSEAQRSRAPIQGLADKVSSYFVPAVVIISIITFIIWGIFGPDPKLAYALVNAVAVLIIACPCALGLATPISIMVGTGRGARAGVLIKNAEAIERLEKVDTLVVDKTGTLTEGKPKVVGIKSLNDWSENELIRLTASVERGSEHPLGKAIIEDAAEKNIELGAVADFESVTGKGVRGTVDNKIVSVGNSKFISEQGVPTEELESEAAGHFEKGETVIFVAVDKEPAGFIGISDPIKSTTKEAIRYLQKAGIEVVMLTGDNREAALRVAKELEINRVEAEVLPDEKNEIVKSLQESGKIVAMAGDGINDAPALAQADVGIAMGTGTDVAIESASVTLIKGDLMGIARARKLSRGTMRNIRQNLFWAFIYNFLGVPLAAGALYPFFGILLSPIIAAAAMSFSSVSVIGNALRLRNLSL; from the coding sequence ATGGCAATTGATCCAGTATGTCAGATGGAGGTGGAACCGGAAAACGCCGCCGGAAGCAGCGAATACAAGGGAAATACGATCTATTTCTGCTCGGATTTCTGCAAAGAGGTTTTCGACAAAGATCCGGAAAAATATCCGATTGAAACTCCAAAAAGCGGCGGCGATCACGCCCACGATGAAGATCATGATCACGAACATCATCATGATGAAGGCTCAACAGCTCTGTATACCTGTTCTATGGACCCGGAAGTTCGGCAGGAAGGACCGGGCGCATGCCCAAAATGCGGTATGAGTTTGGAACCGCTTGAAACTAAGATTATCACAAAACGCGAGTATGTCTGTCCTATGCATCCTGAAGTCGTAAAGAGCGAACCGGGTTCATGTCCGATCTGCGGAATGGCGTTGGAACCCCGAACCGTGACTCTGGACGAGGAGGAAAACCCGGAGTTGAAAGATATGAACCGGCGTTTCCTGGTAAGCCTTGTCTTCTCCGTTCCGATTCTTCTATTCACAATGTCAAAAATGACGTTCGGCGTCAGTTTTCTGCCGCCGGGATGGGGACACTGGCTGGAATTAGCTCTCGCAACGCCTGTAGTTATATGGGCGGGAGCTCCGTTCTTCCGCAGAGGATGGGATTCGGTGGTGAACAGATCCCCGAACATGTTTACGCTGATTGCGATCGGCACGGGAGTTGCCTACATGTACAGTCTTGTAGCTACTTTTTTCCCGGAGCTGTTTCCCGCAGCATTTCGCGGAGAAAACGGAGAAGTCGGAGTCTATTATGAAGCGGCGGCGGTCATAATAACGCTTGTGCTTCTCGGACAGGTTCTTGAGCTCCGGGCGCGTAGTAAAACGAGCAGCGCGATAAAGGCGTTACTCGGTCTGGCGCCGAACAGTGCGCGTATTGTAGGCGAAAAGGGTGAGGAAAGGGATATACCCCTTGAAGATGTAACGGTCGGAAACTCGCTCCGGGTTCGTCCGGGAGAAAAGGTTCCTGTGGACGGAACTATCACGGAAGGCGAGAGCTATATCGACGAATCGATGGTCAGCGGAGAGCCGATGCCCGTCAGCAAAACCGCCGGTGACAAAGTGACGGGAGGAACCGTGAACGGCACCGGAACGTTCGTGATGAAGGCGGAACGCGTGGGAAGCGATACGCTGCTCTCACAAATAGTTAAAATGGTCAGCGAGGCGCAGCGGAGCCGTGCCCCGATACAGGGTCTTGCGGATAAGGTATCGTCATATTTTGTCCCCGCGGTCGTGATCATAAGCATCATCACATTTATCATCTGGGGCATATTCGGACCCGATCCTAAATTAGCATACGCTCTGGTGAACGCCGTTGCGGTACTGATCATAGCTTGTCCGTGCGCCCTCGGACTCGCAACTCCGATTTCAATTATGGTGGGAACGGGAAGAGGAGCAAGAGCGGGTGTGCTGATAAAAAACGCCGAAGCTATCGAGAGGCTTGAAAAGGTCGATACGCTTGTTGTCGATAAAACTGGGACGCTTACCGAGGGAAAACCGAAAGTCGTCGGGATAAAATCATTAAACGATTGGAGCGAAAACGAACTGATCCGGCTCACTGCGAGCGTAGAGAGGGGAAGCGAACATCCCCTTGGAAAGGCAATAATTGAAGACGCTGCTGAAAAGAATATCGAGCTCGGTGCAGTGGCAGATTTTGAATCGGTTACGGGAAAAGGAGTAAGAGGAACAGTTGATAATAAGATCGTATCGGTCGGAAACAGCAAGTTTATCAGTGAGCAAGGCGTGCCGACAGAGGAACTGGAATCGGAAGCAGCCGGGCATTTCGAAAAGGGCGAGACGGTTATCTTCGTGGCGGTTGATAAAGAACCGGCAGGTTTCATCGGTATATCCGATCCGATCAAATCAACCACGAAGGAAGCGATCCGGTATCTGCAAAAGGCGGGGATCGAAGTGGTGATGCTTACCGGAGACAATCGTGAAGCGGCGCTGAGGGTGGCTAAAGAGCTTGAGATAAACCGGGTGGAGGCGGAAGTGCTGCCGGATGAAAAAAACGAGATCGTCAAGAGTTTACAGGAATCGGGGAAAATAGTCGCTATGGCAGGGGACGGCATAAACGACGCGCCGGCGCTTGCTCAGGCTGACGTGGGGATTGCCATGGGTACCGGAACCGACGTCGCGATCGAGAGCGCCAGCGTGACGTTGATCAAGGGTGATCTGATGGGGATCGCAAGAGCGCGCAAGTTGAGCAGAGGCACGATGCGAAATATACGCCAGAATCTTTTCTGGGCGTTCATCTATAACTTCCTCGGCGTACCTCTGGCTGCCGGCGCTCTTTATCCGTTCTTCGGAATTCTGCTGAGCCCGATCATAGCGGCTGCGGCAATGAGCTTCAGCTCGGTCAGCGTGATCGGAAACGCGCTGAGATTGAGAAATTTATCTCTCTGA
- a CDS encoding class IV adenylate cyclase, with protein MPIKNVEIKARCADHEPIRKLLMSQKARFVGRDDQTDTYFRVDEGRLKLREGNIENALIYYRRDNKTGPKESDVRLFETEPNSPLKSILSESLGILVEVKKKREIYFIENVKFHLDEVARLGSFVEIEAIDEDGSIGIKELDAQCNKYLAMFGIEETDLISNSYSDMLLEKHEGNGLISER; from the coding sequence GTGCCGATAAAAAACGTCGAAATCAAAGCCAGATGCGCGGACCATGAACCGATAAGAAAGTTACTTATGTCGCAGAAAGCGCGCTTTGTGGGAAGAGACGATCAAACCGACACATATTTTAGAGTAGACGAGGGCAGACTCAAACTCAGAGAAGGAAATATCGAGAACGCTCTTATTTATTATCGCCGGGATAACAAAACAGGACCGAAGGAATCCGATGTCCGGCTGTTCGAGACGGAGCCGAATTCGCCGCTTAAGTCTATACTCTCCGAATCGCTCGGAATTTTAGTCGAGGTGAAAAAGAAGAGGGAAATTTATTTCATCGAAAACGTAAAATTTCATCTCGATGAAGTCGCTCGGCTCGGCAGCTTTGTAGAAATCGAGGCAATCGACGAAGACGGCTCGATCGGGATCAAAGAGCTCGATGCCCAGTGCAACAAATACTTAGCAATGTTCGGGATCGAGGAAACCGATCTGATTTCAAATTCTTACAGCGATATGCTGCTTGAAAAGCATGAGGGAAACGGACTGATCTCAGAGAGATAA
- a CDS encoding VOC family protein — MADGIVHIEIPVKDLEETPKFYSDIFGWELTPVPDNDYILFTADGAGISGAFVKPETHQIGGTVGYIQVENIEDSLQSVEDNGGKAQSGRQDVGDAGWFALFTDPDGNPMGLWENKPE; from the coding sequence ATGGCTGACGGCATAGTTCACATTGAAATACCTGTAAAAGACCTTGAAGAAACGCCTAAATTTTATTCCGACATATTCGGCTGGGAGCTGACACCCGTCCCTGATAACGATTACATACTTTTTACCGCTGACGGAGCGGGAATAAGCGGCGCGTTCGTCAAGCCCGAAACGCACCAGATCGGAGGAACTGTCGGTTATATTCAGGTAGAGAATATCGAAGACTCGCTTCAATCTGTCGAAGATAACGGCGGGAAGGCTCAGAGCGGGAGACAGGACGTTGGTGACGCCGGATGGTTCGCGCTGTTCACCGACCCGGACGGCAATCCGATGGGACTATGGGAGAACAAGCCTGAATAA